One genomic window of Vibrio natriegens NBRC 15636 = ATCC 14048 = DSM 759 includes the following:
- the mqo gene encoding malate dehydrogenase (quinone): MNNATGINQFNQLSSNREKMVDIVLIGGGIMSGTLGTFIQQLEPNWTIEMFERLDDVAQESSNAWNNAGTGHASLAESNYTPEMPNGQVTIGKAVDIYEQFQLSRQFWSYLVKEGTISNPGSFIKSAPHMSFVTGENNVEFLRKRFKLLRTIPLFDGMVYSEDEQQIRSWAPLLMENRDPSQPVAATRSRFGTDVNFGALTHHMVDALGTNHNFKLNLQHEVRSLKHQTDGTWKLKVKDFSSNKTRTVHTKYVFIGAGGASLTLLQKSGIKEAKSYGGFPVGGQFLVTEKPDIVSAHKAKVYGKAPVGAPPMSVPHMDTRVIDGKEVVLFGPFATFSSKFLKSGSLLDLFKSVRPSNLLPMTQVGLKSFDLIKYLIGQLTQSNEDRMNALREFFPSAEISDWSLLQAGQRVQIIKHVPGKGGELHLGSELVHAEDGSLTALLGASPGASVSTSIMLQLLERCFSDEMASDKWKHKIKEMIPSYGLSLIEHPQLNQEILRKTSETLHLEQDLLEIRSSKESIVEQNEPVFAYRA, from the coding sequence ATGAACAACGCAACTGGTATAAATCAATTTAACCAGCTCAGTTCTAACAGAGAAAAAATGGTTGATATTGTCTTAATCGGAGGAGGTATCATGAGCGGGACGCTCGGTACATTCATCCAACAACTAGAGCCCAACTGGACAATAGAAATGTTTGAGCGCCTTGATGATGTCGCTCAAGAAAGTTCCAACGCATGGAATAACGCCGGAACGGGGCATGCCTCTCTTGCGGAATCTAATTATACGCCAGAGATGCCGAATGGCCAGGTCACGATAGGTAAAGCTGTTGATATTTATGAACAATTTCAATTGTCTCGTCAGTTTTGGTCCTATCTGGTAAAGGAAGGCACAATTAGTAACCCTGGTAGCTTTATCAAAAGTGCTCCTCATATGAGTTTCGTCACTGGCGAAAACAATGTCGAGTTTCTGCGTAAACGCTTCAAATTGCTTCGAACTATTCCTCTTTTTGATGGCATGGTTTATTCAGAAGATGAACAACAGATCCGCTCTTGGGCTCCATTACTGATGGAAAACCGCGATCCAAGCCAGCCTGTTGCGGCCACCCGTTCTCGTTTTGGTACTGATGTGAACTTTGGCGCTTTGACACATCACATGGTTGACGCGCTGGGAACAAATCACAACTTCAAACTCAACTTGCAACACGAAGTCCGTTCACTGAAACACCAGACTGATGGTACCTGGAAATTAAAAGTGAAGGATTTTAGTAGCAACAAAACGCGTACTGTTCATACCAAATATGTATTTATAGGCGCAGGAGGCGCATCCCTTACGCTCCTGCAAAAGTCAGGAATTAAAGAAGCCAAAAGCTATGGTGGCTTTCCTGTCGGTGGTCAATTCTTAGTGACCGAAAAACCGGACATTGTTAGTGCCCATAAAGCAAAGGTATATGGCAAAGCGCCCGTCGGTGCCCCGCCCATGTCAGTGCCACATATGGATACCCGAGTCATAGACGGAAAAGAAGTGGTTCTATTTGGCCCCTTTGCAACCTTCTCGAGTAAGTTTCTGAAAAGCGGGTCCTTATTAGACTTATTTAAATCTGTACGCCCATCAAACTTACTGCCAATGACACAAGTTGGGCTGAAGAGCTTCGATCTTATTAAATACCTCATCGGCCAGTTAACACAAAGTAATGAAGACAGAATGAATGCACTGCGAGAATTTTTTCCGTCGGCAGAGATCAGTGATTGGTCTTTATTACAAGCAGGTCAGCGGGTACAGATCATCAAGCATGTACCCGGTAAAGGAGGTGAATTACACCTCGGCTCTGAACTTGTTCATGCAGAAGATGGTAGCCTCACCGCCTTACTAGGCGCATCACCAGGTGCATCTGTTTCAACTTCTATAATGCTTCAATTACTTGAACGTTGTTTTAGTGACGAGATGGCTTCAGATAAGTGGAAGCATAAGATTAAAGAAATGATTCCTTCATATGGGTTGTCATTAATCGAACACCCTCAATTGAATCAAGAAATTTTACGTAAAACGAGCGAAACACTGCACTTAGAGCAGGATTTACTTGAAATTCGCTCAAGTAAGGAAAGTATAGTGGAGCAAAACGAACCAGTTTTTGCCTACCGAGCTTAA